A window from Pokkaliibacter sp. MBI-7 encodes these proteins:
- the thiL gene encoding thiamine-phosphate kinase, protein MALSEFDLIHRFFQSESLQCGQGVILGIGDDCALLNLRPGEQLAVSMDTMVSGVHFPVDAAAEDIGYRLLAANLSDLAAMGAEPVWFTLALTIPSVNESWLEGFARGLAQLAGEFHLSLVGGDTTRGPLTLTVQVHGRIPVGQALRRDGAYAGDQIYVSGSLGDSAAGLALALNPPSLLSPNDSYLLERFYRPTPRVEMGRLLRPYASAVIDISDGLLGDLQHILQRSHMGAELELQHVPLSEPLLATMPKQDALLKALTGGEDFELCFTVNPADEANMLRELQRLQVPLTRIGTITHRTGLRMALDGEEFSLPAHLGFQHF, encoded by the coding sequence ATGGCGCTCTCCGAGTTCGATCTCATTCATCGCTTCTTCCAGAGCGAGTCATTGCAGTGTGGGCAGGGCGTCATCCTCGGTATCGGTGATGATTGCGCCCTGCTGAATTTACGCCCCGGTGAGCAGTTGGCGGTATCGATGGATACCATGGTCAGCGGGGTGCATTTTCCCGTTGATGCTGCAGCTGAGGATATCGGCTATCGGTTGCTGGCGGCTAATCTGAGTGATCTGGCCGCGATGGGGGCGGAGCCTGTTTGGTTTACGCTCGCGTTGACGATACCGAGCGTCAATGAAAGCTGGCTTGAGGGCTTCGCGCGCGGTCTGGCGCAGCTGGCGGGGGAGTTTCATCTTTCTCTGGTGGGTGGTGATACCACGCGCGGGCCTCTTACGCTGACGGTGCAGGTGCATGGCCGGATTCCGGTCGGCCAGGCACTGCGTCGTGATGGTGCCTATGCCGGGGATCAGATCTATGTCAGCGGCAGTCTGGGTGACTCTGCTGCCGGATTGGCTCTGGCACTTAACCCTCCTTCCTTGTTATCTCCTAATGATAGTTATCTGCTCGAGCGCTTCTACCGCCCCACTCCACGGGTGGAAATGGGGCGGTTGTTACGTCCCTATGCGTCAGCGGTGATTGATATATCCGATGGTTTGCTGGGTGACCTGCAACATATTCTGCAACGCAGTCATATGGGTGCTGAGCTGGAACTTCAGCATGTGCCGCTCTCGGAGCCGCTGTTGGCGACGATGCCAAAGCAGGATGCGTTGCTGAAAGCGCTGACCGGTGGTGAGGACTTTGAGCTGTGTTTCACAGTTAATCCGGCCGATGAAGCTAACATGCTGCGAGAACTGCAACGCCTGCAGGTGCCACTCACTCGTATTGGCACCATCACTCATCGTACCGGATTGCGCATGGCTCTGGATGGCGAAGAATTTTCTTTACCAGCGCATCTGGGATTTCAGCATTTCTAA
- the ribE gene encoding 6,7-dimethyl-8-ribityllumazine synthase yields the protein MSVKRIEGDFTRVTGSYTIVVARFNSFVVDSLLEGAIDTLKRHGVSEDNIRVVYVPGAFEIALAAQKVAEQKRDDAIIALGAVIRGGTPHFEYVCSESAKGLTKVGLDSGIPVMNGIITVNSIEQAIERSGTKAGNKGAEAALGAIEMVSMLKQLEADA from the coding sequence ATGAGCGTTAAACGAATCGAAGGGGACTTCACCAGAGTGACTGGTAGTTACACCATTGTGGTGGCCCGCTTTAATAGCTTTGTGGTGGATAGCCTGCTGGAAGGCGCTATCGATACCCTGAAACGTCATGGCGTGAGCGAAGACAATATTCGCGTTGTCTATGTTCCCGGTGCATTCGAAATCGCACTGGCTGCGCAGAAAGTGGCCGAGCAGAAGCGTGATGACGCCATCATCGCTCTGGGGGCAGTGATCCGGGGTGGTACTCCTCATTTCGAGTATGTCTGCTCTGAATCTGCCAAGGGGCTGACCAAAGTAGGTCTGGATAGTGGTATTCCCGTCATGAACGGCATTATCACTGTGAACAGTATCGAACAGGCCATTGAGCGTTCTGGTACTAAAGCAGGCAACAAAGGCGCTGAGGCCGCTTTGGGCGCGATCGAAATGGTCAGTATGCTCAAGCAGCTGGAGGCAGATGCATGA
- the ispA gene encoding (2E,6E)-farnesyl diphosphate synthase — MHQLQTASLHWQHQVDEALKRYIDDYAGAELLTQAMRYSLFNGGKRIRPILCYATSQALKVDTKLLDAYAAAIECIHAYSLIHDDLPAMDDDDLRRGKPTCHVAYGEATAILAGDALNTLAFQLISEESALPAAVRIQLIRCLSRAAGMHGMVAGQMMDMAATGQQITLPQLERLHRHKTGALLLAAVEGPAMVAQPTEAIRTGLQEYARCIGLAFQVQDDILDIEGDTATLGKPQGSDLQHNKSTYPALLGLEQAREYAAKLIDTAITSLAPLGDHAALLRELAYYIVRRNH; from the coding sequence ATGCACCAACTGCAAACAGCCTCACTACACTGGCAGCATCAGGTAGATGAGGCGCTCAAGCGCTACATTGATGACTACGCAGGCGCTGAACTACTCACACAGGCAATGCGATACAGTCTGTTCAACGGCGGTAAACGCATCCGCCCCATATTGTGCTATGCCACCTCACAGGCATTAAAGGTCGACACGAAACTGCTCGACGCGTATGCCGCTGCCATCGAGTGCATCCACGCCTACTCCCTCATTCATGACGATCTTCCAGCCATGGATGATGACGACCTGCGACGTGGCAAGCCAACCTGTCATGTAGCTTATGGAGAGGCCACTGCCATTCTTGCAGGCGACGCTCTCAACACCCTGGCATTTCAGCTGATCAGCGAAGAGAGCGCCCTACCTGCCGCAGTACGTATACAACTTATACGCTGCCTCAGCCGGGCAGCAGGTATGCACGGCATGGTCGCAGGCCAGATGATGGATATGGCGGCCACAGGGCAGCAAATCACGCTGCCTCAACTTGAACGCTTGCATCGCCATAAGACCGGTGCCTTGCTGCTTGCCGCAGTAGAAGGCCCTGCCATGGTTGCCCAGCCGACAGAAGCAATACGCACAGGCCTGCAGGAGTATGCCCGCTGTATTGGGCTGGCATTTCAGGTTCAGGATGACATTCTGGATATTGAGGGCGATACCGCCACGCTGGGCAAACCTCAGGGTTCAGACCTGCAGCACAATAAGTCAACCTATCCTGCGCTACTCGGCCTTGAACAGGCCAGAGAATACGCGGCAAAGTTGATCGACACAGCCATTACCAGCCTGGCCCCACTGGGTGACCACGCTGCACTGCTGCGCGAGCTTGCCTATTATATTGTTCGCCGCAATCACTGA
- the ribBA gene encoding bifunctional 3,4-dihydroxy-2-butanone-4-phosphate synthase/GTP cyclohydrolase II: MSVNSVEEIIEDIRQGKMVILMDDEDRENEGDLILAADKVTPEHINFMAKYARGLICLTLTRERCEYLKLPLMVSANGTPYATNFTVSIEAATGVTTGISAADRARTVQVAVNAESRPEDIVQPGHIFPLMARPGGVLSRAGHTEAGCDLARLAGLTSASVIVEIMNEDGSMARRPDLEEFARTHDLKIGTIADLIHYRTLHEKTIEQVAEAELQTEFGAFKAVTFLDRIQGKSHLALVRGEINAAEPTLVRVHMAEVMRDIIGVQSPGKWTMRSSLQAIAEAGSGVAVLLAGQQCEDLGAALESFVHPKRSRVAQREGGVSGVYQTVGTGSQILRALGVGKMRLLSSPVKFTAISGFDLEIVEYVEAED; this comes from the coding sequence ATGAGTGTTAACAGTGTTGAGGAGATCATCGAAGATATCCGTCAGGGTAAGATGGTCATTCTGATGGATGATGAGGACCGTGAGAATGAAGGTGATCTGATTCTGGCAGCCGATAAGGTCACTCCAGAGCATATCAACTTCATGGCCAAGTATGCCCGTGGTCTGATTTGCCTGACACTGACGCGTGAACGTTGCGAGTATCTCAAACTGCCATTGATGGTCAGTGCGAACGGCACGCCTTATGCTACCAACTTTACGGTCTCTATTGAGGCGGCAACGGGCGTTACCACCGGTATTTCTGCGGCAGATCGCGCCCGTACCGTACAGGTAGCCGTGAATGCCGAGAGTCGTCCGGAAGACATCGTGCAACCTGGGCATATATTCCCGTTGATGGCACGGCCGGGTGGCGTACTTTCAAGAGCAGGACACACTGAAGCAGGGTGTGATCTGGCCAGACTGGCAGGGCTGACTTCTGCGTCGGTTATTGTCGAGATCATGAATGAAGATGGCAGCATGGCCCGCCGTCCTGATCTGGAAGAGTTCGCTCGAACCCATGATCTCAAGATCGGCACGATCGCTGATCTGATCCACTATCGTACTCTGCATGAGAAGACGATCGAGCAGGTAGCAGAGGCTGAGTTACAAACCGAGTTTGGTGCTTTTAAAGCCGTTACTTTCCTCGATCGTATTCAGGGCAAGTCACATCTGGCCCTAGTGCGCGGTGAAATAAATGCGGCTGAGCCGACGCTGGTGCGTGTGCACATGGCAGAAGTGATGCGCGATATTATCGGTGTGCAGTCACCCGGTAAGTGGACAATGCGCAGCTCGTTGCAGGCTATCGCTGAAGCAGGTTCTGGCGTGGCAGTGCTGCTCGCAGGGCAGCAATGTGAAGACCTGGGGGCAGCGCTGGAAAGTTTTGTCCATCCGAAACGAAGCCGGGTGGCACAGCGTGAGGGCGGCGTGTCTGGGGTGTATCAGACCGTGGGTACCGGATCGCAGATTTTACGGGCATTGGGAGTAGGCAAGATGCGTCTGCTGTCGAGCCCGGTCAAATTTACCGCGATTTCTGGCTTTGACCTGGAAATTGTCGAATATGTTGAAGCTGAAGATTGA
- the nusB gene encoding transcription antitermination factor NusB has translation MSQDKPVKKEALANKRRNARQFSLQALYQWSLAGGNLTDIEVQFRTDNDMSKTDLTLFRELLHGVPAKVAELDEHLQPKLDRALKDLDPVEKCILRMGAYELAFRLEVPYRVVINECVELAKLFGATDSHKYINGVLDRVARELRAAETQRNNRPA, from the coding sequence ATGAGCCAGGATAAGCCGGTCAAAAAAGAGGCGTTGGCCAACAAACGGCGTAACGCCCGCCAGTTCAGCCTGCAGGCTTTATATCAATGGAGCTTGGCGGGTGGCAATCTGACCGACATCGAGGTGCAGTTCCGTACTGACAATGACATGTCGAAAACGGATCTGACGCTGTTCCGTGAGCTGTTGCATGGTGTGCCTGCCAAGGTAGCTGAACTGGATGAGCATTTGCAGCCAAAGCTGGACCGTGCTCTGAAAGATCTGGATCCGGTAGAAAAATGCATTCTGCGGATGGGTGCCTATGAGTTGGCTTTCCGTCTCGAAGTGCCTTATCGGGTGGTTATCAACGAGTGTGTTGAGTTGGCTAAGCTGTTTGGTGCTACTGACAGCCACAAGTACATCAATGGTGTGCTGGATCGGGTAGCGCGTGAACTGCGTGCTGCAGAAACGCAGCGCAACAATCGCCCTGCCTGA
- the nrdR gene encoding transcriptional regulator NrdR, translating into MHCPFCRAQETKVTDSRLVAEGEQVRRRRECLVCGERFTTYELAELVMPHIIKQDGSRQPFDEPKLRAGMQRALEKRPVSTEAVEAAITRIKQQLRATGEREMGSRWLGEAVMNELRKLDQVAYVRFASVYRDFQDIEEFKKEIEMLTSQEPEQKGASLD; encoded by the coding sequence ATGCACTGTCCATTCTGCCGTGCTCAGGAAACCAAGGTAACGGATTCTCGTCTGGTGGCTGAAGGTGAACAGGTCCGTCGGCGACGGGAGTGTCTGGTCTGTGGTGAACGCTTCACAACTTACGAGCTGGCTGAACTGGTTATGCCTCACATCATCAAGCAGGATGGCAGCCGGCAGCCCTTTGATGAGCCTAAACTCCGAGCCGGTATGCAGCGTGCGCTGGAAAAACGACCGGTGTCCACGGAGGCGGTTGAAGCCGCTATCACTCGAATAAAGCAGCAGCTGCGCGCCACTGGCGAGCGGGAAATGGGTTCCCGCTGGCTGGGCGAGGCGGTGATGAATGAACTGCGCAAGCTGGATCAGGTTGCCTACGTGCGTTTTGCATCGGTATATCGTGACTTCCAGGATATCGAAGAATTCAAGAAAGAAATCGAAATGCTGACCAGCCAGGAGCCGGAACAGAAGGGGGCATCCCTTGACTAG
- a CDS encoding phosphatidylglycerophosphatase A, whose protein sequence is MAKHYPPLPISIWRHPAHILAFGFGSGLSPKAPGTVGTLAAVPFVWLAMQYSLMPYLIILLVAALVGIYVCDKTARDLRVHDHPGIVWDEFVGYGITLIAAPDTSYVLLLAFFWFRLFDIAKPWPIRVLDAKVHGGWGIMLDDIVAGLFAWVAVQLSYLLWQLF, encoded by the coding sequence ATGGCCAAGCATTACCCCCCGTTACCAATCAGTATCTGGCGTCATCCGGCGCATATTCTGGCATTTGGTTTTGGCAGCGGACTGTCACCCAAGGCTCCGGGTACAGTAGGGACGCTGGCGGCTGTCCCCTTTGTCTGGCTGGCGATGCAGTATTCGCTGATGCCTTACCTGATCATTTTGCTGGTGGCGGCGCTGGTTGGTATCTACGTGTGTGACAAAACCGCACGAGACCTCAGAGTGCATGATCACCCCGGCATTGTCTGGGACGAATTTGTTGGCTATGGCATTACCCTGATTGCGGCACCGGATACCAGCTATGTCCTGTTGCTGGCCTTTTTCTGGTTTCGTCTGTTCGATATTGCTAAACCCTGGCCCATTCGCGTGCTGGATGCCAAAGTACATGGTGGCTGGGGCATTATGCTGGATGACATTGTTGCCGGGTTGTTTGCCTGGGTGGCAGTACAACTGAGCTACCTGTTGTGGCAGTTATTTTGA
- a CDS encoding riboflavin synthase, with protein sequence MFTGIIEALGTVQQITRQGGDLQLSIASDTLDFSDVRLGDSIATQGVCLTVVALQGRQFVADVSRETLQHTTLPEWAVGQRVNLEKALLPTTRLGGHLVSGHVDAVGVIRDVRRDARSLWVQIESPVMLARYLARKGSVCVDGVSLTINAVEGLLFELNIVPHTADMTTLSSLRQGSRVNLEVDVLARYLERMLNSAASEPESAAGVSMSALLQHGFMRRR encoded by the coding sequence ATGTTTACAGGAATAATTGAAGCGTTAGGAACGGTGCAGCAAATTACCCGTCAAGGCGGGGATCTGCAGCTGAGCATCGCCAGTGACACACTGGATTTCAGTGATGTCCGTCTGGGCGATTCTATCGCCACTCAGGGTGTCTGTCTGACAGTGGTTGCGCTACAGGGGCGGCAGTTTGTTGCGGATGTTTCGCGTGAGACTCTGCAGCATACCACTCTGCCAGAATGGGCCGTCGGTCAGCGTGTCAATCTGGAAAAGGCGTTGTTACCGACTACACGTCTGGGCGGTCATCTGGTCAGCGGTCATGTTGATGCTGTTGGCGTCATCCGTGATGTGCGTCGTGATGCCCGTTCTCTGTGGGTACAGATTGAGTCGCCCGTGATGCTGGCACGTTATCTGGCACGCAAAGGATCTGTCTGTGTTGATGGTGTGAGTCTGACCATCAATGCAGTGGAAGGCCTACTGTTTGAATTGAACATCGTGCCTCATACGGCAGATATGACTACGCTGAGCAGCCTCAGGCAGGGCTCCAGGGTGAACCTTGAAGTGGACGTTCTGGCACGGTATCTGGAGCGCATGCTGAATAGCGCTGCCAGCGAGCCTGAATCAGCGGCAGGTGTGTCAATGTCGGCCTTGCTGCAACATGGATTTATGCGGCGTCGCTGA
- the glyA gene encoding serine hydroxymethyltransferase, producing MFTKDQNIADFDPEVWAAIEAEVQRQEDHIELIASENYTSPRVMQAQGTQLTNKYAEGYPGKRYYGGCEYVDVVEQLAIDRAKELFGADYANVQPHSGSQANSAVYLALCNAGDTVLGMSLSDGGHLTHGAKPNFSGKVYNSVLYGLNPETGEIDYEQVERLALEHKPKMIVAGFSAYSRVVDWARFREIADKVGAYLLVDMAHVAGLIATGLYPNPVPFADVVTTTTHKTLRGPRGGLILARANADIEKKLNSAVFPGGQGGPLMHVIAAKAVCFKEAMSDEFKAYQQLVLENARAMASVFIERGFDVVSGGTDDHLFLLSLIRQGITGKDADAALGRAHITVNKNAVPNDPQSPFVTSGLRIGTPAVTTRGFGVAECKELAGWICDILDDINNEAVISAVQEKVSALCKRFPVYA from the coding sequence ATGTTCACTAAAGACCAGAACATCGCCGACTTCGATCCAGAAGTGTGGGCGGCGATCGAAGCCGAAGTACAGCGTCAGGAAGACCACATCGAGCTGATCGCTTCTGAAAACTACACTAGTCCACGGGTGATGCAGGCCCAGGGCACGCAACTGACCAACAAGTATGCTGAGGGTTATCCTGGCAAGCGTTACTACGGTGGTTGCGAATACGTTGACGTGGTTGAACAGCTGGCGATTGATCGTGCCAAGGAACTGTTCGGCGCTGATTACGCCAACGTTCAGCCTCACTCAGGTTCACAGGCCAACTCTGCTGTTTATCTGGCGCTGTGCAATGCGGGCGACACCGTATTGGGTATGAGCCTGTCTGACGGTGGCCACCTGACTCACGGTGCCAAGCCTAACTTCTCCGGTAAGGTTTATAACTCTGTCCTGTACGGGCTGAACCCGGAAACCGGCGAGATCGACTACGAACAGGTCGAACGTCTGGCGCTGGAGCATAAGCCAAAGATGATCGTGGCAGGCTTCTCTGCCTACTCTCGTGTGGTTGACTGGGCACGCTTCCGTGAAATCGCTGACAAAGTAGGTGCCTACCTGCTGGTCGATATGGCACACGTAGCCGGTTTGATTGCTACAGGTCTGTATCCTAATCCTGTACCTTTCGCTGACGTTGTCACCACCACTACCCACAAGACGCTGCGTGGTCCTCGCGGTGGTCTGATCCTGGCGCGCGCCAATGCCGACATCGAGAAGAAACTGAACTCCGCGGTATTCCCCGGTGGTCAGGGCGGTCCGCTGATGCATGTTATCGCCGCCAAGGCCGTGTGCTTTAAAGAAGCCATGAGCGATGAGTTCAAGGCATATCAGCAGCTGGTGCTGGAGAACGCCCGTGCCATGGCATCAGTGTTTATCGAGCGTGGTTTTGACGTTGTGTCTGGCGGTACTGATGATCACCTGTTCCTGTTGAGCCTGATCCGTCAGGGTATCACCGGTAAGGATGCCGATGCCGCACTGGGTCGTGCACACATTACCGTCAACAAGAATGCCGTACCTAACGATCCACAGTCGCCGTTTGTCACCTCCGGTTTGCGCATTGGTACTCCAGCGGTCACTACGCGTGGTTTCGGTGTTGCCGAGTGTAAAGAGCTGGCAGGCTGGATCTGTGACATTCTGGACGACATCAATAACGAAGCGGTCATCAGTGCCGTACAGGAAAAAGTCTCTGCCCTGTGCAAGCGTTTCCCTGTATACGCCTGA
- a CDS encoding 1-deoxy-D-xylulose-5-phosphate synthase: MTELPRQRPSTPLLDQIDQPAAVRQLPGNALPLLADQLRRYLLWSVSQSGGHFGAGLGVIELTVALHHVLDLPHDQLIWDVGHQAYPHKVLSGRRDALVQIRQAEGPAPFPSRDESPYDAFGVGHSSTSISAGLGMAIAFGRQIVRPEGVTPRVVCVIGDGAFTAGMAFEAINHAAQTGVDLTVILNDNDMSISPNVGSLATYLDSSHAGELFTALGFSYHGPLDGHDLSQLPQQLDSIIHQPGLHLIHVLTRKGKGFTPAEADPVGFHAIAKLEPASTTNAKGPKYSRIFSDWICAMAVQDQRLLAITPAMREGSDLIAFSQQFPERYFDVGIAEQHAVTLAAGMACASAKPVVAIYSTFLQRAYDQLIHDVAIQNLDVLFAIDRAGLVGEDGPTHAGVYDISFLRCIPNMLLLCPSDEAETRAALTTAYHYPGPAAVRYPRGHGPGNLPDHSLPQLPLGQARPLHHGQRIAVLAFGPILHDIKEAALELNCSLADMRFVKPLDAELLERWMQTHEQIVTIEEHAIAGGAGSAVAEHLLNKGYTGRITHLGIEDRYIPHGSADQQRQWCGLDRLSLKHRLEALLAISE; encoded by the coding sequence ATGACCGAACTTCCGCGGCAACGCCCTTCCACTCCGCTGCTGGACCAGATTGATCAGCCCGCTGCGGTTCGTCAGTTGCCTGGCAACGCCCTGCCTCTGTTGGCAGATCAGCTACGCCGCTATCTGCTGTGGAGCGTCAGTCAAAGTGGTGGCCATTTCGGTGCAGGCTTAGGTGTGATCGAACTAACCGTTGCCCTGCATCATGTATTGGACCTGCCTCACGACCAACTGATCTGGGACGTGGGCCACCAGGCCTATCCGCACAAGGTCCTCAGTGGACGTCGTGATGCGCTTGTTCAGATCCGTCAGGCTGAAGGGCCAGCGCCTTTTCCCAGCCGGGATGAAAGCCCTTATGATGCGTTCGGCGTTGGCCACTCGAGCACATCCATCAGTGCCGGATTAGGTATGGCCATTGCCTTTGGCCGTCAGATTGTGCGACCTGAAGGTGTAACACCCCGGGTTGTCTGCGTCATCGGCGATGGTGCCTTTACTGCTGGTATGGCGTTCGAGGCCATCAATCACGCAGCCCAGACTGGCGTAGACCTGACGGTCATCCTCAACGACAACGATATGTCGATTTCACCTAATGTCGGCAGTCTGGCCACCTACCTGGACTCCAGTCATGCAGGAGAGCTGTTCACCGCCCTAGGCTTCAGCTACCACGGCCCCCTTGATGGCCATGACCTCTCGCAACTCCCCCAGCAGCTCGATAGCATCATTCACCAACCGGGTCTGCATCTCATCCATGTGCTGACTCGCAAAGGGAAAGGATTTACACCAGCAGAAGCAGACCCCGTCGGCTTCCATGCCATCGCCAAGCTGGAGCCTGCAAGTACGACTAACGCCAAGGGGCCGAAATATAGCCGTATATTCAGTGACTGGATTTGCGCCATGGCGGTACAGGATCAGCGACTGCTTGCCATTACCCCGGCCATGCGCGAAGGCTCCGACCTGATTGCCTTTTCACAGCAATTTCCTGAGCGCTACTTCGATGTCGGCATCGCCGAACAGCATGCGGTGACACTGGCTGCCGGCATGGCCTGCGCCTCAGCCAAACCGGTCGTCGCCATCTACTCCACCTTCCTGCAACGGGCTTATGACCAGCTGATCCATGACGTTGCCATCCAGAATCTGGACGTATTATTTGCCATTGATCGCGCCGGTCTGGTCGGTGAAGACGGTCCAACGCATGCGGGCGTCTACGACATCAGCTTTTTACGCTGCATTCCCAATATGCTGTTGCTCTGCCCGTCTGACGAAGCAGAGACCCGCGCAGCTCTGACCACTGCTTATCACTACCCCGGGCCCGCTGCAGTACGTTATCCACGCGGACATGGCCCAGGCAATCTGCCCGACCATAGCCTGCCACAACTCCCCCTGGGCCAGGCCAGGCCCCTTCACCACGGTCAACGTATTGCCGTGCTGGCCTTTGGCCCGATACTGCACGACATCAAAGAGGCAGCGCTGGAGTTGAATTGCAGCCTGGCAGATATGCGCTTTGTTAAGCCATTGGACGCAGAGCTACTGGAGCGCTGGATGCAGACTCACGAACAGATTGTGACGATTGAAGAGCATGCCATCGCTGGAGGTGCTGGATCGGCCGTTGCTGAGCATCTGCTAAACAAGGGGTATACGGGACGAATTACTCACCTGGGCATAGAGGATCGTTATATTCCTCATGGCTCCGCCGATCAGCAGCGACAATGGTGTGGCCTGGACCGACTCAGCCTCAAGCACCGGCTGGAAGCACTACTGGCAATCTCAGAGTAA
- the ribA gene encoding GTP cyclohydrolase II, producing MTIRYVASSRLPTPWAVFTMHGFAEEQTGKEHVVLTLGAVGDGEPVLGRIHSECLTGDALFSLRCDCGFQLEAALQAIAEEGRGALLYVRQEGRGIGLLNKIRAYNLQDQGADTVEANERLGFAADMRDYSICIPMLEHLNIKSLRLMTNNPRKVKAMQGFGINIAERVPLQVGRNVHNAHYLATKAGKLGHMFEVPLQHHQD from the coding sequence GTGACGATACGTTATGTCGCTTCATCCCGGTTACCTACGCCGTGGGCGGTGTTTACCATGCATGGCTTTGCAGAGGAGCAGACGGGCAAGGAGCATGTGGTGCTGACGTTGGGCGCTGTGGGTGATGGTGAGCCAGTACTGGGTCGTATCCATTCTGAGTGTCTGACCGGGGATGCCTTATTCAGCTTGCGTTGTGACTGTGGTTTTCAGTTGGAAGCGGCTTTGCAGGCTATCGCTGAAGAAGGGCGCGGAGCATTGCTCTATGTGCGTCAGGAAGGCAGAGGTATTGGTCTGCTTAATAAAATTCGCGCCTATAACCTGCAAGACCAGGGAGCTGATACGGTCGAAGCGAATGAGCGTCTGGGTTTTGCTGCAGATATGCGTGACTACAGTATTTGCATTCCGATGCTGGAGCATCTGAATATCAAATCACTTCGTCTGATGACCAACAATCCACGCAAGGTGAAGGCCATGCAGGGTTTCGGAATCAATATCGCTGAGCGTGTACCTTTGCAGGTGGGACGGAATGTGCACAATGCCCACTATCTGGCGACTAAGGCAGGTAAGCTGGGACATATGTTTGAAGTACCGCTGCAGCACCATCAGGACTGA
- the ribD gene encoding bifunctional diaminohydroxyphosphoribosylaminopyrimidine deaminase/5-amino-6-(5-phosphoribosylamino)uracil reductase RibD, with translation MTSWSAADTAYMSRALHLAERGLYSTDPNPRVGCVLVKDGQVIGEGFHERAGEPHAEVYALRMAGEAAKGATAYVSLEPCAHHGRTPPCAEGLVRAGVARVVSAMQDPNPLVSGKGHGILASHGIEVSWGLLESQARTLNPGFIKRMSTGLPYVRVKLAMSLDGRTAMASGESQWITGAAARADVQRLRARSSAVVSGIDTVLADNAALTVRLAEAGLDAETCARRGERQPLRVVLDSHQRLAAHPDCRLLQSAGEVVLAHGSAQLAEELVTRVQSLSLPRSSTGLDLQTLLRQLAARGCNEVLVEAGATLAGAFVSAGLVDELVIYMAPVLLGSLARPLLNLPLQQMQEKLRLTIKDMCQVGEDWRITALPQVAD, from the coding sequence TTGACTAGCTGGAGCGCTGCTGATACTGCCTACATGAGTCGCGCCTTGCATCTTGCGGAGCGTGGTCTGTACAGCACCGATCCCAATCCTCGCGTAGGTTGTGTGCTGGTCAAAGATGGTCAGGTGATTGGTGAAGGCTTTCATGAGCGCGCAGGTGAACCTCACGCAGAAGTTTATGCGCTGCGCATGGCCGGTGAGGCAGCCAAGGGGGCAACAGCCTACGTCAGTCTGGAGCCCTGTGCCCATCATGGTCGCACACCACCTTGTGCCGAAGGTCTGGTGAGGGCCGGTGTTGCACGGGTAGTGAGTGCCATGCAGGATCCCAATCCACTGGTCAGTGGTAAGGGACACGGAATACTGGCGTCTCATGGCATTGAGGTCAGTTGGGGGCTGCTGGAAAGCCAGGCACGCACCCTGAACCCCGGCTTTATCAAACGCATGTCGACCGGGTTGCCTTACGTAAGAGTCAAGCTGGCCATGAGTCTCGATGGTCGTACCGCGATGGCTTCCGGTGAAAGTCAGTGGATTACCGGTGCGGCGGCGCGCGCCGATGTGCAGCGCCTGCGTGCACGCAGTTCCGCCGTGGTGAGCGGTATTGATACTGTACTTGCCGACAACGCAGCATTGACGGTCAGGCTGGCAGAAGCCGGGCTGGATGCCGAGACCTGTGCTCGGCGCGGCGAGCGGCAACCGTTGCGGGTAGTGCTGGATAGTCATCAGCGCCTTGCTGCCCACCCAGACTGCCGTTTGTTGCAGAGTGCAGGCGAGGTGGTGCTGGCGCATGGCTCAGCACAGCTGGCGGAAGAGTTGGTGACGAGAGTGCAAAGTCTGAGCTTGCCTCGCTCTTCTACAGGGTTGGATTTGCAGACTTTACTGCGGCAGCTGGCCGCACGTGGTTGCAACGAGGTGCTGGTGGAGGCGGGTGCCACATTGGCGGGTGCTTTTGTCAGCGCTGGGCTGGTGGATGAGCTGGTGATCTATATGGCGCCGGTATTGTTGGGCAGTCTGGCCCGCCCGTTGCTGAATCTGCCGCTGCAGCAGATGCAGGAGAAGCTGCGCCTGACGATTAAGGATATGTGTCAGGTGGGTGAAGACTGGCGTATTACCGCGTTACCACAGGTAGCCGACTAG